In Nomia melanderi isolate GNS246 chromosome 5, iyNomMela1, whole genome shotgun sequence, a single genomic region encodes these proteins:
- the LOC116430866 gene encoding ribitol 5-phosphate transferase FKRP, whose amino-acid sequence MRLKFVRTLLVLALLGNIIIWHRVWRLFAAQNTLRLLTPNVVTPDPPQKLHRRLARLVTVVIRQFETFENDVASTVESVLNLFPAIPILIVSNELPYPPLELDFGNDSMRNVKLITLQPDFNTSYDERNPLFYVRTKYVLFIPDASRLSTKEIVQETISHAAKLGIVIVPIGKATLNCVSVDLKVKEWSLKFSRIQGTECDSVSGKHATIIETKLLRKLTDPFLLPFTDALYIQTAAIGSKIHILPNYELNEGKLLHKNQQSQWKVQQLHLSRERIMFEKLGIKKVVRESDSIEWYGCSRESSRCFGSIINGVPSYLYQKRYTPPCCLSGLRKVAHHAFDKLEEVGIRFWLEGGSLLGAMKYGDILPWDHEVQIGVNRDDIERSPWLIKAMIKPTVDNDGFVWEKAAEGDFFKVQYSKINHLNVNILPFYARNGSMIKAAWFLNQRNFPEQFLHPMSSIEFAGRQVPCPNNIRDFLELKYFKGVIENPELPGKISF is encoded by the exons ATGCGCCTTAAGTTTGTCAGAACATTATTAGTGCTTGCACTATTAGGTAATATCATTATATGGCATAGAGTATGGAGGTTATTTGCAGCACAAAACACATTACGGTTGTTGACACCAAACGTGGTAACACCTGATCCTCCGCAAAAACTTCATCGTCGGTTAGCTCGTCTTGTAACCGTAGTTATACGACAATTTGAAACCTTTGAAAATGATGTAGCTTCTACGGTGGAATCTGTATTAAATCTTTTTCCTGCTATACCAATATTAATAGTTTCCAATGAATTACCATACCCTCCGTTGGAATTGGATTTTGGCAATGACAGCATGCGAAACGTGAAATTAATAACTTTGCAACCAGATTTTAATACATCTTACGATGAAAGAAATCCTCTTTTCTATGTACGTACAAAGTACGTATTATTTATACCTGATGCTAGTCGACTTTCCACTAAGGAAATTGTGCAA GAGACTATATCACATGCAGCAAAATTAGGTATAGTAATTGTACCAATAGGAAAAGCAACTTTGAATTGTGTTAGCGTAGACTTAAAAGTAAAAGAATGGAGCCTGAAGTTTTCACGAATTCAGGGTACTGAATGTGACAGTGTGAGTGGGAAACATGCTACTATTATTGAGACAAAATTATTGAGGAAATTAACTGATCCTTTTCTATTACCATTTACGGATGCACTATATATACAAACAGCTGCGATAGGTTCAAAG ATTCATATACTACCAAATTATGAATTGAATGAAGGGAagttattacataaaaatcaacAGTCACAATGGAAGGTACAACAATTGCATCTTAGTCGTGAAagaataatgtttgaaaaattgggAATTAAGAAAGTAGTAAGAGAGTCAGATTCCATAGAATGGTATGGTTGTTCAAGGGAAAGTAGTAGATGTTTTGGATCGATAATAAATGGTGTACCATCGTATCTTTATCAAAAACGATATACACCACCTTGTTGTCTCTCAGGATTAAGAAAAGTTGCTCATCACGCATTTGATAAATTAGAAGAAGTTGGTATTAGATTTTGGTTAGAAGGAGGATCTTTACTTGGTGCTATGAAATATGGTGATATTTTACCATGGGATCATGAAGTACAAATAGGAGTTAATCGCGATGATATTGAACGATCACCATGGTTAATTAAAGCCATGATTAAACCCACTGTTGATAATGATGGTTTTGTTTGGGAGAAAGCAGCAGAAGGGGATTTTTTTAAAGTACAGTATTCaaaaatcaatcatttaaatGTAAACATACTTCCATTTTATGCAAGAAATGGTTCTATGATTAAAGCAGCATGGTTTTTAAACCAAAGAAATTTCCCAGAGCAATTTCTTCACCCAATGTCGAGTATAGAATTTGCTGGCAGACAAGTGCCATGTCCAAACAATATTAGGGATTTTTTAGAATTGAAGTATTTTAAAGGTGTGATAGAAAATCCAGAACTTCctggaaaaatttcattttag
- the LOC116430864 gene encoding dynein intermediate chain 2, ciliary isoform X3, with product MIYVLHFWKVKTMPHTKRSASKASDRDIMRHMSFVRSRVDFSGAGDMEWMRGKVFLKPDDQLQLTEEELQEEFARVLTIHNTRIPDSLVEWSWKLKEFIKLPPPPHLITLLNVQGTILHKDSEEAKVQLSGGLVVESHQDVTHMSHDDEGEKDEEEKEEEAAGEEDKGEEKEEQDDELTSKDVEKEQKEPEVEVEPDEEEIETIKPKKIPNQFNFCERAALTYTNPLREMSTQTVPPPTGTFNTHVFQWTIFDEYQEDFAQQQREREKEKRIPILQLKKEDIKRQAQTQSMVVSARMLQAAKTLERMVNQNIFDDIAQDYRYWDDPSDEFKDGEGSLLPLWKFSYEKTKKHDVTGLCFNGRYYDLFAVSYGTMSFNSPLTTGKVCLFSLKNPSYPEWICKIESPVMSLAFSEQHPHLLVIGTMDGAVAVYNIMLPPTAPQYKSNDVGQKHGGIVWEVCWAPDTEEDRPPIPGPDGTMITLKGCGTCLAFHPADQNVFLVGTEEGTIYKCNTAYSSVYMKTYDEAHNMPVYRIVFNKFNSTIFASCSGDWRIKIWEDNRMEPLFMFDLGVPIGDVEWAPYSSTVLACVSNDGKVTVFDLNVNKYRPICSQAVVSKKKNKLTRLAFNNQLPFIIVGDDKGTVTTLKLSPNLRIKVRPTKRQLHLTHRDLEIMKLEKLLSFVREPPILIPPEDVRIVT from the exons atgatataCGTTTTACACT TTTGGAAAGTCAAAACAATGCCACACACAAAGAGATCAGCTTCCAAGGCATCAGATAGGGATATAATGAGA CATATGAGTTTTGTGCGAAGTCGTGTAGACTTCAGTGGAGCTGGTGATATGGAATGGATGCGTGGAAAGGTTTTTCTCAAACCAGATGATCAACTACAATTGACAGAAGAA GAATTACAAGAAGAGTTTGCAAGAGTTCTCACTATACATAATACAAGAATACCAGATTCTTTAGTTGAATGGTCAtggaaattgaaagaatttataaaattaccaCCTCCTCCACATTTGATAACTCTTTTAAATGTACAGGGAACTATATTGCACAAAGACTCTGAAGAAGCAAAAGTGCAGTTATCTGGTGGTCTTGTtg TGGAAAGTCATCAGGATGTGACACACATGTCACATGACGATGAAGGGGAGAAGgatgaagaagagaaagaagaagaagcagcagGTGAAGAAGACAaaggagaagagaaagaagaacaaGATG atgAATTAACATCTAAAGATgttgaaaaagaacaaaaagaacCTGAAGTTGAAGTTGAACCAGATgaagaagaaatagaaacaataaaacctaaaaaaattccaaatcaatttaatttttgtgaaaGAGCTGCTTTAACATATACTAATCCTTTACGG GAAATGAGTACACAAACTGTACCTCCACCAACAGGAACGTTTAATACACATGTTTTTCAATGGACAATTTTTGATGAATATCAA gaaGATTTCGCGCAACAGCAAcgtgaaagagaaaaagagaaaagaattccAATCTTACAACTAAAGAAGGAAGATATAAAAAGACAAGCTCAAACGCAATCCATGGTAGTATCAGCGCGAATGTTACAAGCAGCAAAAACATTAGAACGAATggtgaatcaaaatatttttgatgACATAGCACAAG ACTATAGGTATTGGGATGATCCAAGTGATGAATTTAAGGATGGGGAAGGATCGTTATTGCCTTTATGGAAATTTAGTTATGAAAAAACTAAGAAGCATGATGTTACCGGTTTATGTTTTAATGGAAGATATTATGATTTATTTGCAGTATCTTATGGAACAA tgtCATTTAACAGTCCATTAACAACTGGAAAAGTTTGCTTGTTTAGCTTAAAAAATCCATCATATCCAGAATGGATCTGTAAAATAGAATCTCCAGTAATGTCCTTAGCCTTCAGTGAACAACATCCACATCTTCTGGTTATTG GCACAATGGATGGTGCTGTTGCTGTTTATAACATCATGTTACCACCTACAGCTCCACAATATAAGAGTAATGATGTTGGTCAAAAACATGGAGGTATAGTATGGGag GTATGTTGGGCACCAGATACAGAAGAAG ACCGACCACCAATACCTGGACCGGATGGTACCATGATTACACTTAAAg GATGTGGAACATGCCTTGCATTTCATCCTGCAGATCAAAATGTATTCTTAGTAGGTACAGAAGAAGGaacaatttataaatgtaatacgGCATATAGTAGCGTTTATATGAAAACTTATGATGAGGCACACAATATGCCAGTGTACcgaatagtatttaataaatttaattctacCATATTTGCAAGTTGTTCAGGTGACTGGAGAATAAAAATATGGGAGGATAATAGAAT GGAACCTTTATTTATGTTTGATCTTGGTGTTCCAATTGGAGATGTTGAATGGGCACCATATAGTTCAACAGTATTAGCTTGTGTTTCCAATGATGGAAAAGTCACAGTATTTGATTTAAATGTCAACAAATATAGACCAATATGTAGTCAAGCAGTTGTTagtaaaaagaagaataaactaACTCGACTAGCATTTAACAACCAACTTCCATTTATTATAGTTGGCGATGACAA AGGCACTGTGACTACTTTAAAATTGTCACCAAATCTTAGAATAAAAGTAAGACCAACCAAAAGGCAACTGCATTTAACACACAGAGATTTAGAAATTATGAAGTTAGAAAAACTGCTAAGTTTTGTACGTGAACCACCCATATTAATACCACCAGAGGATGTAAGAATAGtgacataa
- the LOC116430864 gene encoding dynein intermediate chain 2, ciliary isoform X1, giving the protein MIYVLHFWKVKTMPHTKRSASKASDRDIMRHMSFVRSRVDFSGAGDMEWMRGKVFLKPDDQLQLTEEELQEEFARVLTIHNTRIPDSLVEWSWKLKEFIKLPPPPHLITLLNVQGTILHKDSEEAKVQLSGGLVVESHQDVTHMSHDDEGEKDEEEKEEEAAGEEDKGEEKEEQDDELTSKDVEKEQKEPEVEVEPDEEEIETIKPKKIPNQFNFCERAALTYTNPLREMSTQTVPPPTGTFNTHVFQWTIFDEYQEDFAQQQREREKEKRIPILQLKKEDIKRQAQTQSMVVSARMLQAAKTLERMVNQNIFDDIAQDYRYWDDPSDEFKDGEGSLLPLWKFSYEKTKKHDVTGLCFNGRYYDLFAVSYGTMSFNSPLTTGKVCLFSLKNPSYPEWICKIESPVMSLAFSEQHPHLLVIGTMDGAVAVYNIMLPPTAPQYKSNDVGQKHGGIVWEVCWAPDTEEGNLAFYSVSIDGKINYWILNQNDLGLTTVMTLFLDRPPIPGPDGTMITLKGCGTCLAFHPADQNVFLVGTEEGTIYKCNTAYSSVYMKTYDEAHNMPVYRIVFNKFNSTIFASCSGDWRIKIWEDNRMEPLFMFDLGVPIGDVEWAPYSSTVLACVSNDGKVTVFDLNVNKYRPICSQAVVSKKKNKLTRLAFNNQLPFIIVGDDKGTVTTLKLSPNLRIKVRPTKRQLHLTHRDLEIMKLEKLLSFVREPPILIPPEDVRIVT; this is encoded by the exons atgatataCGTTTTACACT TTTGGAAAGTCAAAACAATGCCACACACAAAGAGATCAGCTTCCAAGGCATCAGATAGGGATATAATGAGA CATATGAGTTTTGTGCGAAGTCGTGTAGACTTCAGTGGAGCTGGTGATATGGAATGGATGCGTGGAAAGGTTTTTCTCAAACCAGATGATCAACTACAATTGACAGAAGAA GAATTACAAGAAGAGTTTGCAAGAGTTCTCACTATACATAATACAAGAATACCAGATTCTTTAGTTGAATGGTCAtggaaattgaaagaatttataaaattaccaCCTCCTCCACATTTGATAACTCTTTTAAATGTACAGGGAACTATATTGCACAAAGACTCTGAAGAAGCAAAAGTGCAGTTATCTGGTGGTCTTGTtg TGGAAAGTCATCAGGATGTGACACACATGTCACATGACGATGAAGGGGAGAAGgatgaagaagagaaagaagaagaagcagcagGTGAAGAAGACAaaggagaagagaaagaagaacaaGATG atgAATTAACATCTAAAGATgttgaaaaagaacaaaaagaacCTGAAGTTGAAGTTGAACCAGATgaagaagaaatagaaacaataaaacctaaaaaaattccaaatcaatttaatttttgtgaaaGAGCTGCTTTAACATATACTAATCCTTTACGG GAAATGAGTACACAAACTGTACCTCCACCAACAGGAACGTTTAATACACATGTTTTTCAATGGACAATTTTTGATGAATATCAA gaaGATTTCGCGCAACAGCAAcgtgaaagagaaaaagagaaaagaattccAATCTTACAACTAAAGAAGGAAGATATAAAAAGACAAGCTCAAACGCAATCCATGGTAGTATCAGCGCGAATGTTACAAGCAGCAAAAACATTAGAACGAATggtgaatcaaaatatttttgatgACATAGCACAAG ACTATAGGTATTGGGATGATCCAAGTGATGAATTTAAGGATGGGGAAGGATCGTTATTGCCTTTATGGAAATTTAGTTATGAAAAAACTAAGAAGCATGATGTTACCGGTTTATGTTTTAATGGAAGATATTATGATTTATTTGCAGTATCTTATGGAACAA tgtCATTTAACAGTCCATTAACAACTGGAAAAGTTTGCTTGTTTAGCTTAAAAAATCCATCATATCCAGAATGGATCTGTAAAATAGAATCTCCAGTAATGTCCTTAGCCTTCAGTGAACAACATCCACATCTTCTGGTTATTG GCACAATGGATGGTGCTGTTGCTGTTTATAACATCATGTTACCACCTACAGCTCCACAATATAAGAGTAATGATGTTGGTCAAAAACATGGAGGTATAGTATGGGag GTATGTTGGGCACCAGATACAGAAGAAGGTAATTTAGCATTCTACAGTGTCAGCATTgatggaaaaataaattactggaTATTAAATCAAAATGATCTTGGCTTAACAACGGTTATGACACTTTTTCTAGACCGACCACCAATACCTGGACCGGATGGTACCATGATTACACTTAAAg GATGTGGAACATGCCTTGCATTTCATCCTGCAGATCAAAATGTATTCTTAGTAGGTACAGAAGAAGGaacaatttataaatgtaatacgGCATATAGTAGCGTTTATATGAAAACTTATGATGAGGCACACAATATGCCAGTGTACcgaatagtatttaataaatttaattctacCATATTTGCAAGTTGTTCAGGTGACTGGAGAATAAAAATATGGGAGGATAATAGAAT GGAACCTTTATTTATGTTTGATCTTGGTGTTCCAATTGGAGATGTTGAATGGGCACCATATAGTTCAACAGTATTAGCTTGTGTTTCCAATGATGGAAAAGTCACAGTATTTGATTTAAATGTCAACAAATATAGACCAATATGTAGTCAAGCAGTTGTTagtaaaaagaagaataaactaACTCGACTAGCATTTAACAACCAACTTCCATTTATTATAGTTGGCGATGACAA AGGCACTGTGACTACTTTAAAATTGTCACCAAATCTTAGAATAAAAGTAAGACCAACCAAAAGGCAACTGCATTTAACACACAGAGATTTAGAAATTATGAAGTTAGAAAAACTGCTAAGTTTTGTACGTGAACCACCCATATTAATACCACCAGAGGATGTAAGAATAGtgacataa
- the LOC116430864 gene encoding dynein intermediate chain 2, ciliary isoform X2 → MPHTKRSASKASDRDIMRHMSFVRSRVDFSGAGDMEWMRGKVFLKPDDQLQLTEEELQEEFARVLTIHNTRIPDSLVEWSWKLKEFIKLPPPPHLITLLNVQGTILHKDSEEAKVQLSGGLVVESHQDVTHMSHDDEGEKDEEEKEEEAAGEEDKGEEKEEQDDELTSKDVEKEQKEPEVEVEPDEEEIETIKPKKIPNQFNFCERAALTYTNPLREMSTQTVPPPTGTFNTHVFQWTIFDEYQEDFAQQQREREKEKRIPILQLKKEDIKRQAQTQSMVVSARMLQAAKTLERMVNQNIFDDIAQDYRYWDDPSDEFKDGEGSLLPLWKFSYEKTKKHDVTGLCFNGRYYDLFAVSYGTMSFNSPLTTGKVCLFSLKNPSYPEWICKIESPVMSLAFSEQHPHLLVIGTMDGAVAVYNIMLPPTAPQYKSNDVGQKHGGIVWEVCWAPDTEEGNLAFYSVSIDGKINYWILNQNDLGLTTVMTLFLDRPPIPGPDGTMITLKGCGTCLAFHPADQNVFLVGTEEGTIYKCNTAYSSVYMKTYDEAHNMPVYRIVFNKFNSTIFASCSGDWRIKIWEDNRMEPLFMFDLGVPIGDVEWAPYSSTVLACVSNDGKVTVFDLNVNKYRPICSQAVVSKKKNKLTRLAFNNQLPFIIVGDDKGTVTTLKLSPNLRIKVRPTKRQLHLTHRDLEIMKLEKLLSFVREPPILIPPEDVRIVT, encoded by the exons ATGCCACACACAAAGAGATCAGCTTCCAAGGCATCAGATAGGGATATAATGAGA CATATGAGTTTTGTGCGAAGTCGTGTAGACTTCAGTGGAGCTGGTGATATGGAATGGATGCGTGGAAAGGTTTTTCTCAAACCAGATGATCAACTACAATTGACAGAAGAA GAATTACAAGAAGAGTTTGCAAGAGTTCTCACTATACATAATACAAGAATACCAGATTCTTTAGTTGAATGGTCAtggaaattgaaagaatttataaaattaccaCCTCCTCCACATTTGATAACTCTTTTAAATGTACAGGGAACTATATTGCACAAAGACTCTGAAGAAGCAAAAGTGCAGTTATCTGGTGGTCTTGTtg TGGAAAGTCATCAGGATGTGACACACATGTCACATGACGATGAAGGGGAGAAGgatgaagaagagaaagaagaagaagcagcagGTGAAGAAGACAaaggagaagagaaagaagaacaaGATG atgAATTAACATCTAAAGATgttgaaaaagaacaaaaagaacCTGAAGTTGAAGTTGAACCAGATgaagaagaaatagaaacaataaaacctaaaaaaattccaaatcaatttaatttttgtgaaaGAGCTGCTTTAACATATACTAATCCTTTACGG GAAATGAGTACACAAACTGTACCTCCACCAACAGGAACGTTTAATACACATGTTTTTCAATGGACAATTTTTGATGAATATCAA gaaGATTTCGCGCAACAGCAAcgtgaaagagaaaaagagaaaagaattccAATCTTACAACTAAAGAAGGAAGATATAAAAAGACAAGCTCAAACGCAATCCATGGTAGTATCAGCGCGAATGTTACAAGCAGCAAAAACATTAGAACGAATggtgaatcaaaatatttttgatgACATAGCACAAG ACTATAGGTATTGGGATGATCCAAGTGATGAATTTAAGGATGGGGAAGGATCGTTATTGCCTTTATGGAAATTTAGTTATGAAAAAACTAAGAAGCATGATGTTACCGGTTTATGTTTTAATGGAAGATATTATGATTTATTTGCAGTATCTTATGGAACAA tgtCATTTAACAGTCCATTAACAACTGGAAAAGTTTGCTTGTTTAGCTTAAAAAATCCATCATATCCAGAATGGATCTGTAAAATAGAATCTCCAGTAATGTCCTTAGCCTTCAGTGAACAACATCCACATCTTCTGGTTATTG GCACAATGGATGGTGCTGTTGCTGTTTATAACATCATGTTACCACCTACAGCTCCACAATATAAGAGTAATGATGTTGGTCAAAAACATGGAGGTATAGTATGGGag GTATGTTGGGCACCAGATACAGAAGAAGGTAATTTAGCATTCTACAGTGTCAGCATTgatggaaaaataaattactggaTATTAAATCAAAATGATCTTGGCTTAACAACGGTTATGACACTTTTTCTAGACCGACCACCAATACCTGGACCGGATGGTACCATGATTACACTTAAAg GATGTGGAACATGCCTTGCATTTCATCCTGCAGATCAAAATGTATTCTTAGTAGGTACAGAAGAAGGaacaatttataaatgtaatacgGCATATAGTAGCGTTTATATGAAAACTTATGATGAGGCACACAATATGCCAGTGTACcgaatagtatttaataaatttaattctacCATATTTGCAAGTTGTTCAGGTGACTGGAGAATAAAAATATGGGAGGATAATAGAAT GGAACCTTTATTTATGTTTGATCTTGGTGTTCCAATTGGAGATGTTGAATGGGCACCATATAGTTCAACAGTATTAGCTTGTGTTTCCAATGATGGAAAAGTCACAGTATTTGATTTAAATGTCAACAAATATAGACCAATATGTAGTCAAGCAGTTGTTagtaaaaagaagaataaactaACTCGACTAGCATTTAACAACCAACTTCCATTTATTATAGTTGGCGATGACAA AGGCACTGTGACTACTTTAAAATTGTCACCAAATCTTAGAATAAAAGTAAGACCAACCAAAAGGCAACTGCATTTAACACACAGAGATTTAGAAATTATGAAGTTAGAAAAACTGCTAAGTTTTGTACGTGAACCACCCATATTAATACCACCAGAGGATGTAAGAATAGtgacataa
- the LOC116430865 gene encoding uncharacterized protein LOC116430865, translated as MEDSGIDSDPKNTGHTEDERLFLGSDSSCSSNQTQTSQHNSTTKQLQKKLEARIEQAKRIQRNSDYIKLPKYDKGSNSSSSTAGLISIQRLPIPNKNKEHLPLVEYWHSDSESEGEMTLFPPSKSKDSSKHKQDLTDTFSIEELSEESEDSLNLGPAQPSPELKFMQSYGCTEECFRCQCQIL; from the exons atGGAAGATAGTGGAATTGACAGTGACCCAAAGAACACTGGTCATACAGAAGATGAAAGACTTTTCTTG GGAAGTGATAGTAGCTGTAGTAGCAATCAAACACAAACATCTCAACACAACTCTACTACTAAGCAACTACAAAAAAAACTTg AGGCAAGGATTGAACAAGCCAAACGTATTCAACGTAATTCAGATTACATAAAGTTACCAAAATATGACAAAGgaagtaatagtagtagtagtactgCTGGTTTAATATCAATTCAACGGCTTCCCAtaccaaataaaaataaagaacatcTTCCTCTTGTTGAATATTGGCATAGCGATAGTGAAAG tGAAGGTGAAATGACCCTTTTTCCACCATCAAAGTCGAAAGATTCCTCTAAGCACAAACAAGATTTGACTGATACTTTCAGTATTGAAGAATTAAGTGAAGAAAGTGAGGATTCTTTAAATTTAGGACCAGCACAACCATCTCCAGAGCTAAAATTTATGCAATCTTATGGATGTACAGAGGAATGTTTTCGATGCCAGTGCCAGATATTGTAA